In Gossypium arboreum isolate Shixiya-1 chromosome 5, ASM2569848v2, whole genome shotgun sequence, a single genomic region encodes these proteins:
- the LOC108471184 gene encoding UDP-glycosyltransferase 71K1-like, translated as MKKVELIFVPTPGAGHLASTVEFVKRLIHHDDRILVTILSIEWNSSGFANAYSEWLATSQPDRIQLIQLSPVDPPPLHLWTLAPEAFMYALIQSYIPHVRNAVTNILSMKSTSDSTRVAGLVLDLFCSPMVDVATELGLSSYIYLTSNASFFGLVLYLQALHRQNGSEFEYPNLENPNKDLGHLIPGFANPVPSRVLPSLMFNKHGSYTAFVKIAERFKDAEGIVINTFEELETYALSCFVNGQNPPIYPVGPVIHPDSLPHPELEQLQRDRIMKWLDNQPESSVVFLCFGSHGCHGPPQVKEIALGLEQSGQRFLWSLRMPETPLNDAAGAVHYKNPEEMLPEGFLERIQERGMICRWAPQVDVLGHKAVGGFVSHCGWNSILESLWHGVPIVTWPIYAEQQLNAYIMKEVGLAVELRLDYRGGTSDTVKAEEIEEGVRQVMDAGSEVRKKVKEMAEMARKAVMNGGSSFNSIGRFIEDMIANT; from the coding sequence atgaagaaagtagAGCTGATATTCGTTCCAACACCAGGAGCCGGCCACTTGGCCTCAACTGTTGAATTCGTAAAGCGTCTCATCCATCACGATGATCGAATTTTGGTTACTATTCTTTCCATTGAGTGGAATTCTTCGGGTTTCGCCAATGCCTACTCCGAATGGCTTGCTACTTCGCAACCTGATCGAATCCAGCTAATTCAGCTTTCTCCGGTAGATCCTCCCCCGTTACATCTTTGGACCTTGGCACCCGAAGCTTTTATGTATGCATTAATTCAGAGCTACATCCCTCATGTTAGAAATGCTGTCACAAATATTTTGTCTATGAAATCCACTTCGGACTCAACCCGAGTTGCAGGCTTAGTTCTTGATCTGTTTTGTTCGCCCATGGTTGATGTCGCAACTGAACTCGGTCTTTCTTCTTATATATACTTAACCTCAAATGCATCCTTCTTCGGTCTCGTGCTGTACCTACAAGCGCTACATAGACAGAACGGCTCGGAATTTGAATACCCGAACCTCGAAAATCCAAACAAGGATCTTGGACATTTGATCCCAGGATTTGCAAATCCTGTCCCTTCACGTGTTCTGCCTTCACTCATGTTCAACAAGCATGGAAGTTATACCGCATTTGTCAAGATTGCTGAAAGGTTCAAGGACGCCGAAGGTATAGTGATAAATACATTTGAAGAGCTTGAGACTTATGCTCTTAGTTGTTTTGTCAACGGCCAAAACCCTCCAATTTATCCAGTTGGACCAGTGATTCACCCTGATAGTTTGCCTCACCCTGAATTGGAGCAGCTCCAACGCGACAGGATCATGAAATGGCTTGATAATCAGCCTGAATCATCAGTGGTTTTTCTTTGCTTCGGAAGCCATGGATGCCATGGACCACCCCAAGTGAAAGAAATAGCACTTGGGTTAGAGCAGAGTGGGCAGAGGTTCTTATGGTCCTTGCGTATGCCAGAAACACCACTAAATGACGCTGCAGGAGCAGTTCATTACAAGAACCCTGAGGAAATGTTACCAGAAGGGTTCCTAGAAAGGATCCAGGAGAGGGGGATGATATGCAGGTGGGCGCCACAAGTGGACGTTCTCGGCCACAAAGCAGTAGGAGGGTTTGTATCTCATTGCGGTTGGAACTCGATCCTGGAAAGCTTGTGGCATGGCGTGCCGATTGTAACATGGCCTATATATGCGGAACAACAGCTAAATGCATATATTATGAAGGAGGTGGGATTAGCAGTAGAGTTGAGGTTGGATTATAGGGGAGGGACAAGTGATACTGTGAAGGCAGAGGAGATAGAGGAAGGAGTACGACAGGTTATGGATGCAGGCAGTGAGGTTAGGAAGAAAGTGAAGGAAATGGCAGAGATGGCTAGGAAGGCTGTTATGAATGGTGGATCTTCATTTAATTCAATTGGACGATTCATAGAGGATATGATAGCCAACACCTGA
- the LOC108473975 gene encoding probable (S)-N-methylcoclaurine 3'-hydroxylase isozyme 2 has translation MALLHSYFLSAGEYVSGSTVLAVAMSIASYFLIPMVFGGRHKNWKNAPPGPVGWPILGSLPHLSNRLHEDFFDMAKVYGPLFSLNLGIKPAIVVSSPEMAAQVLKEKEGMFSSRTITETIRVISYDAHSIIFSPYGPRWKVLRRILITELLSPKAFEQFEPLRTSQVHGLLKYLYLVSKSNTQVNIAEYAFTALANLVSNFVCSKDLFDNSMPEGRKMKERFWELIKVIGTPNFSDLIPFVKPFDPQGLKRKINKIFGQLDAFYEKLIEERFAEKGKAQLDGTIPYKRKMDMLDVLLSYESNDKENGLDRLPKSIVKGMLSEMFIAGTETTSSTVEWGMAEILRKPSVLKKLLLELDQVVGKDRFVVESDIPKLTYLQAVVKEVFRLHPGVPLIIPRRTNEACEVAGYHIPKHCIVYVNVWGMARDPNVWEDPLEFKPERFIGSSVDVKGQDFNLLPFGTGRRSCVGWPLAHRMVHYYLAALLHAFQWESPPDVLNDLGERVGLTIQKGKSLLSTPKPRLPASVYER, from the exons ATGGCTTTGCTGCATTCTTACTTCTTAAGCGCTGGTGAGTATGTTTCAGGGTCCACGGTCTTGGCAGTGGCAATGTCCATTGCTTCCTATTTTCTGATCCCTATGGTGTTTGGTGGTCGCCATAAAAACTGGAAGAATGCACCACCAGGCCCTGTTGGTTGGCCTATCCTTGGCAGCCTTCCACACCTCTCCAATCGTCTCCATGAAGATTTCTTTGACATGGCCAAGGTCTACGGTCCCCTTTTCAGTCTAAACTTGGGAATAAAGCCGGCCATAGTGGTGTCATCACCGGAAATGGCAGCCCAAGTTTTGAAGGAAAAGGAAGGGATGTTCTCCAGTCGGACCATAACCGAGACCATTCGAGTCATCTCTTATGATGCCCATTCCATCATTTTCTCGCCCTATGGTCCCAGGTGGAAGGTTCTTCGAAGGATCTTGATCACCGAACTACTTTCTCCTAAGGCCTTTGAACAATTTGAGCCACTTCGTACCTCACAG GTTCATGGTTTGCTCAAGTATTTGTACTTGGTCTCAAAGTCCAACACTCAAGTGAACATAGCAGAATATGCTTTTACAGCACTGGCCAACCTAGTGAGTAATTTCGTCTGCTCCAAGGACCTTTTCGACAACTCAATGCCTGaaggaagaaaaatgaaagaGAGGTTCTGGGAGTTGATAAAGGTGATTGGGACCCCGAATTTTTCTGATCTCATTCCATTTGTTAAACCATTTGATCCACAAGGCTTGAAGAGAAAAATCAACAAGATCTTCGGCCAGTTGGATGCTTTCTATGAGAAGTTAATTGAGGAGAGGTTTGCTGAGAAGGGAAAAGCTCAACTTGATGGGACGATACCCTACAAACGGAAAATGGATATGTTAGATGTTCTGTTGAGTTATGAGAGTAATGATAAAGAAAATGGTTTGGACCGTTTACCAAAATCTATCGTCAAAGGAATGCTTTCT GAAATGTTTATTGCAGGAACTGAGACAACCTCAAGCACTGTGGAGTGGGGCATGGCAGAAATCCTAAGAAAACCTAGTGTACTCAAGAAACTGCTACTGGAACTGGATCAAGTTGTAGGGAAGGACAGATTTGTGGTGGAAAGCGATATCCCGAAGCTGACATACCTTCAGGCAGTTGTGAAAGAAGTTTTCAGACTGCACCCTGGCGTTCCACTCATCATCCCTCGTCGCACCAACGAGGCATGCGAGGTAGCTGGCTACCATATCCCCAAGCACTGCATCGTTTACGTGAACGTTTGGGGGATGGCAAGGGATCCTAATGTGTGGGAAGATCCACTGGAGTTCAAGCCGGAGAGGTTCATAGGGTCAAGCGTGGATGTGAAGGGCCAAGACTTTAACCTCTTACCGTTTGGGACGGGGAGAAGGTCGTGCGTGGGATGGCCACTGGCTCATCGCATGGTGCACTATTACTTGGCAGCTCTGCTCCATGCTTTCCAGTGGGAGTCACCTCCAGATGTCCTGAATGATCTGGGGGAGAGAGTGGGGCTTACTATTCAGAAAGGTAAGAGCTTGCTTAGCACTCCCAAGCCTCGACTGCCAGCCTCTGTTTATGAGCGTTAG
- the LOC108470617 gene encoding IRK-interacting protein-like: MAAAASAATVSQVFQNHHSDNNGVEVSRQEIQAAIAKAVELRALHAALMQGNYPPNLRYPSSSSSSPVSRPFPLFSAQDYPVFTPSYEDEPLSGYHTNNQALSESWDKYGTETGLSDYKQKGFSPALESHICPAEDQRSVTGSCANHITVLQTSPSTRSRRNSMGDFKSVSSCNRCKPAVITSESENVTRPVKNLDPVVPLSESHSSVQSQPRNRGVISRLFPRLKKKQKNESSPNRTESEEVSQLLKDSGMLSIETLKKELLEANESRDAALMEVAEVRSSLGELKQKLEYLETYCEELKKALRQATQTRDSQINEKLGNYPRKGKGIDGNEENLMPVSEEVMAEGFLQIVSEARLSVKQFCKTLIGQIEETDNTLIENLNSLLRPYKLSLNSKYSKAVSYHLEAIINQSFYQDFENCVFQKNGSPKLLDPQQNRQAQFSSFVGLRNLSWNEVLRTGTKCYSEEFSKFCDQKMSLIISTLNWTRPWPQQLLQAFFVAAKCIWLLHLLAFSFNPPLGILRVEENTTFDPHFMEDMLMERQKSHGPNRVKIMVMPGFYVQGRVLKCKVICRYKIAA; encoded by the exons ATGGCCGCTGCTGCTTCTGCAGCTACTGTTTCACAAGTCTTTCAAAACCATCACAGTGATAACAATGGCGTTGAAGTTAGCAGGCAAGAGATACAGGCCGCCATCGCCAAGGCTGTGGAGCTCAGAGCTTTACATGCAGCTCTCATGCAAGGAAACTACCCTCCAAATCTCAGAtacccttcttcttcttcttcctccccTGTTTCACGCCCTTTTCCTCTTTTCTCTGCTCAAGATTACCCTGTTTTCACTCCT AGTTATGAAGATGAACCACTATCTGGATATCATACAAATAACCAAGCTTTATCTGAAAGTTGGGATAAATATGGCACTGAAACTGGATTATCAGATTATAAGCAAAAGGGATTTTCTCCTGCCTTAGAATCCCATATTTGTCCTGCTGAAGACCAAAGGTCTGTCACTGGCTCTTGTGCAAACCACATAACTGTCCTACAAACATCACCCTCCACTAGAAGTAGGAGAAACAGTATGGGGGATTTCAAGTCAGTATCATCTTGCAATAGATGCAAGCCTGCTGTTATAACATCTGAATCCGAGAATGTCACCAGGCCGGTCAAGAATTTGGATCCCGTTGTGCCACTATCAGAATCCCATTCATCTGTTCAATCACAACCCAGGAATCGTGGGGTGATTTCACGGTTATTCCCTCGGTTAAAAAAGAAACAGAAGAATGAGAGTTCGCCTAACCGAACAGAATCTGAGGAAGTTTCTCAATTATTGAAGGACTCTGGCATGTTGTCGATTGAAACATTGAAGAAAGAGTTGTTAGAAGCGAATGAGAGTAGAGATGCAGCCTTGATGGAAGTTGCTGAGGTGAGATCTTCACTAGGAGAGCTCAAGCAGAAGCTGGAGTATTTGGAAACGTATTGCGAAGAACTCAAGAAGGCATTGAGGCAAGCAACGCAAACAAGGGATTCTCAAATCAATGAAAAGCTAGGAAATTATCCTAGGAAGGGGAAAGGCATAGATGGGAATGAAGAAAACTTGATGCCAGTCAGTGAGGAGGTAATGGCAGAGGGTTTCTTACAGATTGTATCGGAAGCAAGATTGTCAGTGAAACAATTCTGCAAAACACTTATTGGACAGATTGAAGAGACTGACAATACTTTAATAGAGAATTTGAATTCTCTTCTTCGACCATATAAACTTTCATTGAATTCCAAGTACTCTAAGGCAGTATCATACCATTTGGAagcaattataaaccaatcattCTACCAGGACTTTGAGAACTGTGTGTTTCAGAAGAATGGGTCACCAAAGCTGCTGGACCCTCAACAAAATCGCCAAGCTCAATTCTCATCGTTTGTTGGGCTTAGAAATCTAAGCTGGAATGAAGTGCTGAGGACAGGGACTAAATGCTACAGTGAAGAGTTCAGCAAGTTTTGTGATCAGAAGATGAGTTTGATCATTTCAACCTTGAATTGGACTAGACCATGGCCTCAACAGTTGCTTCAAGCATTCTTTGTTGCAGCCAAATGCATATGGTTGCTGCATCTGCTTGCGTTTTCATTCAACCCTCCACTGGGGATTTTAAGGGTGGAGGAAAATACAACCTTCGATCCACATTTCATGGAAGATATGCTCATGGAAAGGCAAAAATCTCATGGACCCAACCGAGTAAAGATCATGGTGATGCCAGGTTTTTATGTTCAGGGAAGGGTTTTAAAGTGTAAGGTGATATGCAGATATAAAATTGCAGCTTGA